In Bacteroidia bacterium, a genomic segment contains:
- a CDS encoding gliding motility-associated C-terminal domain-containing protein, with the protein MQTSGLRFLLPLFFSIVLFSLFPVQKSYATHAMGVDLTYQCLGGNQYQITLAFYRDCAGITTQPTYSIGIRSVSCGVNTTLTVNQVSAVDISPLCPAQKPNSACQGGFLPGVEQYIYTGVITLPASCSDWVFSWSQCCRNSAITNAPITSISGGTETYVEATLNNLAANCNSSPVFTSIPTPYVCAGEPILYNNGAVDPDGDSLAYELINPLELTLGVPTQVLYYSPFSPSYPISTTPPNSFGFDPASGQLSFTPGSTQQSIVTVLVKQYRNGVLIGTTMRDLQIVVINCLNDPPVLNPPAAISGGNLNGHTFTVCAGNTLSFSITATDNNAVDQLSGLTNLASTIPGATLTMSGTNPLTATFSWPTTTADVGTHSFTVTVADNACPVFGQQVVGYLIYVQDNVSVTASDTTVCPGVNQSVQLAASVNGSPGNGAFSWTPATGLSNPNIASPLATVSGPGTYTVTYTEGVCVSSATVNIISEANLAVTPASPSICLGNSVALNASLTFNVAPSSATYLWTPATGLSNPNIAAPVASPAVNTNYALTVTTPTCVYSANVPVIVSQPPSLNQFPALAICAGSTIPLNASGTNLANSTFTWTPAAGLSNATVANPIASPPASTTYSLAVSNLCGSDVETVSITVLPKPAVSLVATNITCSNASDGSVTATVSGGTPGYSYAWTPAVGITPVVNNLSAGNYSVIVSDVNSCADTAQVLVTAPPALLISVISQTNPVCFGDTSGAFTLSASGGSGGYEFSADGVNYQPTGVFNNLPAGFYPVSVRDANNCITNSSVTITQPGPLTALISESFDSDCLLPTGSFSVSATGGGFGYQYSIDGINFIPTGTFSNLAPGIYTVTIRDGNSCETQIVTTVSAINAPTVTLTSQTNLLCYGANNGAFTVSASGGTAPYQFSTDNTNFFPTGNFTGLSAGNYVVTVTDVNSCPAFIQTTLTEPVELFANIFATTPADCPGAATGSVVGFGSGGTGAWQYSVDGVNFSSGNAFSGLMAGTYTFTVRDGNNCEATIPFTITEPAPISATIASITHVDCNGSNTGSVTLLGTGGNGGFEYSADGIIWQTSGTFTGLAAGTPGFFIRDGNGCIGTTTVSISEPLPLNGTITSLANVDCNGNSTGSFTLTGTGGTAPYLYGPNGAGFSVIHTFSGLVAGTYSTTIRDANGCESTVSTVINEPAVMTLSTSGSNATCFGLSNGSAAVVATGGVGGYDYLWNNNPALNSASINNLPAGTYNLLVTDQNGCSATAFYVVNEPAAISIQTSFANETCSDDNGTASAIATGGTGAFTYLWQTNPVQSGASISALDAGTYTVIVTDQNNCADTTSVTLVDEAAPALTPGVITDVSCFGLNNGAAQVVATGGTGNYTFTWNTGGNGPAITGLVAGTYTATVDDGQCTTSLDVVISEPEALIAAIDSFGVPLCFGSTNGFAVVSFSGGTAPYTYSWNNGALPNTPSVNGLGEGTYQVIVGDVNGCVDSASVFLDDPLPLVITMSPEDVKCFGEASGSATALVGGGTPPYAYDWSTGATQVNIGSLVAGIYSVSVTDSNGCAIQGQTTINQPEILTIDALPVDVKCNGGMDGRVQTSVTGGTPGYTYQWSNGSFTQDLTGIGAGNYQAIVRDTNGCEAVVSAIVGQPDPIEVEVVETEAAYCLEANGSALVNASGGFPVFTYQWQTQPPQEGPLATGLAGDQNYTVVVTDANGCATSLAVAIAAEAPAIADFVTNIPTDKPILLSQGMIRFVNQSQYSVAYEWIFGDQSGIISNLENPSHLYTEPGIYTVKLTAYDPRFSCPDTATLTFEVVPDGVIFIPNAFTPNGDGNNDVFYLVGEGLVSMELNIFDRWGTKVRTLNSLSDGWDGYNNQGLAVQEGVYVYALNAVLNNGTQISRGGTITLIR; encoded by the coding sequence ATGCAAACCTCTGGTCTTCGTTTCCTGTTGCCTCTATTTTTCTCTATTGTACTTTTTTCCCTTTTCCCTGTCCAAAAATCTTATGCGACTCATGCGATGGGGGTTGACCTGACCTACCAGTGTCTGGGGGGAAATCAATACCAGATTACCCTGGCATTTTATCGGGATTGTGCCGGGATTACCACACAGCCGACGTACTCCATCGGTATTCGCTCTGTGTCTTGCGGGGTAAATACTACCCTGACAGTAAATCAGGTCAGCGCGGTTGATATATCTCCGCTTTGCCCTGCCCAAAAACCCAACAGTGCCTGTCAGGGCGGATTCCTGCCCGGAGTAGAGCAGTATATTTATACCGGAGTCATAACGCTTCCGGCCAGTTGCAGTGACTGGGTTTTTAGCTGGTCGCAATGTTGCCGCAACAGTGCCATTACCAATGCACCGATTACCTCTATTTCCGGCGGTACTGAAACCTACGTCGAAGCAACACTCAACAATCTTGCAGCTAACTGCAACAGCTCACCTGTATTTACTTCTATTCCAACACCTTATGTATGTGCAGGTGAACCAATTTTGTACAACAACGGTGCGGTCGACCCTGATGGAGATTCCCTCGCTTATGAACTGATCAATCCGCTCGAATTGACGTTAGGCGTGCCCACTCAAGTATTGTATTATTCACCGTTTTCGCCTTCTTATCCGATCAGTACCACGCCCCCCAATAGTTTCGGGTTTGACCCTGCTTCGGGGCAGCTGTCCTTTACTCCAGGGAGTACCCAGCAGAGCATCGTCACGGTGCTGGTAAAACAATACCGCAATGGGGTACTCATCGGTACCACCATGCGCGACCTTCAGATTGTGGTGATCAACTGTCTGAATGATCCGCCGGTTTTAAACCCTCCCGCCGCTATCAGCGGGGGAAACCTCAACGGCCACACCTTTACCGTTTGTGCAGGAAATACGCTGAGTTTTTCCATTACCGCTACAGATAATAATGCCGTTGACCAATTGTCTGGGCTGACAAACCTGGCTTCCACTATTCCCGGCGCTACATTGACCATGTCAGGTACCAACCCCCTCACCGCTACATTTTCCTGGCCAACAACCACAGCAGATGTGGGTACGCATTCCTTTACGGTAACCGTCGCTGACAATGCCTGCCCGGTTTTTGGTCAGCAGGTAGTGGGATATCTGATCTATGTTCAGGATAATGTTTCTGTAACGGCTTCTGATACAACGGTTTGCCCGGGGGTAAATCAATCTGTCCAACTGGCGGCTTCGGTGAATGGTTCGCCGGGAAATGGTGCCTTTAGCTGGACGCCTGCTACGGGGCTTTCCAACCCCAATATCGCGAGTCCGCTAGCTACCGTTTCCGGTCCGGGGACATATACCGTGACTTATACCGAAGGGGTGTGTGTGTCCTCCGCAACTGTAAATATTATTTCAGAAGCCAACCTTGCGGTTACCCCTGCCAGCCCTTCCATTTGCCTGGGAAATTCCGTTGCGCTGAATGCTTCTCTGACTTTTAATGTGGCCCCTTCCTCAGCTACTTATTTATGGACGCCGGCAACGGGCTTAAGCAATCCGAATATCGCGGCGCCAGTGGCCAGTCCTGCTGTAAATACCAATTACGCACTGACCGTAACCACGCCTACCTGTGTGTACAGCGCCAACGTACCGGTAATTGTTTCTCAGCCGCCATCTCTCAATCAGTTTCCCGCATTGGCAATTTGTGCCGGAAGTACGATACCGCTGAATGCCAGCGGTACAAACCTGGCAAATTCGACATTTACCTGGACACCAGCTGCGGGGTTGAGCAATGCAACCGTTGCGAACCCGATTGCTTCGCCACCGGCGAGCACAACGTACTCACTTGCGGTCAGTAATTTGTGCGGCTCCGATGTGGAGACGGTGAGTATTACCGTCTTACCCAAACCAGCAGTTTCTCTTGTTGCTACCAATATTACCTGTAGTAACGCCAGTGATGGTTCTGTTACCGCTACGGTTTCGGGTGGAACGCCTGGCTATAGTTATGCCTGGACGCCCGCAGTGGGAATTACCCCGGTGGTAAATAATCTTTCTGCTGGGAACTATTCTGTGATTGTCTCCGATGTCAACAGTTGTGCTGATACCGCTCAGGTATTGGTGACGGCACCTCCGGCTTTGTTGATCTCCGTCATTTCACAAACCAACCCTGTATGTTTTGGCGATACTTCCGGTGCATTTACGCTTTCAGCCTCGGGAGGATCCGGAGGGTATGAATTCTCCGCTGACGGAGTTAATTATCAGCCAACGGGTGTCTTTAATAATCTTCCGGCAGGTTTTTATCCCGTATCCGTCCGTGATGCCAACAATTGTATTACCAATTCTTCCGTCACGATTACGCAGCCCGGCCCATTGACTGCGCTTATCAGTGAAAGTTTTGATTCGGATTGTCTGTTGCCAACCGGATCGTTTTCTGTTTCCGCAACCGGAGGGGGATTTGGGTATCAGTACTCGATTGACGGGATAAACTTTATACCAACGGGTACATTTTCAAATCTTGCTCCTGGTATTTATACGGTGACCATTCGGGATGGGAATAGCTGTGAAACACAGATCGTGACAACAGTTTCTGCGATAAATGCACCGACAGTAACGCTGACTTCCCAGACCAATCTGTTATGCTATGGCGCAAACAACGGTGCTTTCACTGTAAGTGCCAGTGGCGGTACCGCACCCTATCAGTTTTCCACAGATAACACTAATTTTTTTCCCACCGGGAACTTCACTGGTCTTTCTGCCGGAAATTATGTGGTGACAGTTACCGATGTTAATAGTTGTCCGGCATTTATCCAGACTACGCTTACTGAGCCGGTTGAACTATTTGCGAATATTTTTGCGACCACCCCTGCAGACTGTCCCGGAGCCGCTACCGGCAGTGTGGTAGGGTTTGGTTCGGGTGGCACCGGTGCGTGGCAATATTCGGTAGATGGGGTGAATTTTAGTTCGGGGAATGCTTTCTCCGGGCTTATGGCAGGCACCTATACTTTTACCGTACGTGATGGCAATAATTGTGAGGCAACGATTCCTTTTACGATAACTGAGCCTGCCCCCATCAGTGCCACGATTGCTTCCATCACTCATGTAGATTGCAATGGCAGTAATACCGGCTCGGTCACCTTACTGGGCACGGGGGGAAATGGAGGTTTCGAATATTCTGCAGATGGGATCATCTGGCAGACTTCAGGTACATTTACCGGCCTTGCAGCGGGAACGCCGGGCTTTTTTATCCGCGATGGCAATGGATGTATAGGAACCACAACTGTGTCTATTAGTGAACCTCTTCCGCTGAATGGCACCATCACTTCACTGGCAAACGTTGACTGTAACGGAAATAGCACCGGGAGTTTTACGCTTACGGGTACCGGGGGTACGGCTCCTTATTTGTATGGCCCCAATGGTGCAGGTTTTTCCGTCATTCATACCTTTAGCGGATTGGTTGCCGGTACTTATTCCACCACGATCCGCGATGCAAATGGGTGTGAGTCAACCGTTTCAACGGTGATCAACGAACCCGCTGTTATGACACTTTCCACCAGTGGGAGCAATGCCACCTGTTTTGGGCTGAGCAATGGCAGTGCTGCTGTCGTTGCAACTGGCGGAGTCGGGGGATATGATTATTTGTGGAACAATAATCCGGCGCTTAATAGCGCTTCTATTAATAATTTGCCCGCCGGCACCTATAATCTTTTGGTAACCGATCAAAACGGTTGTTCGGCTACAGCTTTTTATGTGGTAAATGAGCCTGCGGCTATTTCCATACAGACTTCCTTTGCCAATGAAACCTGTTCCGATGATAACGGAACGGCCTCTGCGATTGCGACAGGTGGAACCGGCGCATTCACCTATCTCTGGCAAACGAATCCTGTGCAGTCTGGTGCGTCCATTTCTGCTTTGGACGCGGGAACTTATACCGTGATTGTCACAGATCAGAACAATTGCGCTGATACAACCTCTGTAACCCTGGTCGATGAGGCCGCCCCCGCACTGACACCGGGAGTGATTACCGATGTCTCCTGTTTTGGTTTGAATAATGGGGCAGCACAGGTAGTCGCCACCGGCGGTACAGGAAATTATACATTCACCTGGAATACCGGGGGAAATGGTCCGGCCATCACGGGGCTGGTAGCAGGAACTTATACCGCAACGGTTGATGACGGACAATGTACCACTTCGCTGGATGTTGTAATCAGTGAGCCAGAGGCCCTGATCGCTGCGATAGATTCGTTTGGTGTACCGCTGTGTTTTGGCAGCACGAATGGGTTTGCCGTTGTCAGTTTTTCAGGTGGTACAGCGCCGTACACTTATAGCTGGAACAATGGCGCTTTGCCCAATACGCCGTCTGTCAACGGGTTGGGGGAGGGCACCTATCAGGTGATCGTCGGCGATGTAAATGGATGTGTAGATAGCGCTTCTGTTTTTCTGGATGATCCGCTTCCATTGGTCATCACCATGTCGCCCGAAGATGTAAAGTGTTTTGGTGAGGCCAGCGGTTCGGCAACTGCATTGGTTGGTGGCGGGACTCCCCCTTATGCGTATGACTGGTCAACAGGCGCGACGCAAGTCAATATTGGAAGCCTTGTGGCAGGGATATATTCGGTCTCCGTAACGGATTCCAACGGATGTGCCATACAGGGACAAACAACGATCAACCAGCCAGAAATTCTGACCATAGATGCCCTCCCTGTAGATGTGAAGTGTAATGGTGGAATGGATGGTAGGGTTCAGACGAGTGTTACCGGAGGCACGCCTGGCTATACCTATCAGTGGTCCAACGGTTCATTTACGCAGGACCTGACCGGAATAGGAGCCGGCAATTATCAGGCGATTGTTCGGGATACCAATGGTTGTGAGGCGGTTGTTTCTGCGATCGTTGGTCAGCCTGACCCGATTGAGGTTGAAGTTGTCGAAACGGAAGCTGCGTATTGTCTGGAAGCCAATGGCAGTGCCCTGGTGAATGCTTCCGGCGGATTTCCGGTGTTTACGTATCAATGGCAGACACAACCACCGCAGGAAGGACCATTGGCTACAGGTCTGGCAGGCGACCAAAATTATACGGTTGTGGTTACTGATGCTAATGGTTGTGCAACATCGCTGGCCGTAGCCATTGCTGCAGAGGCACCTGCAATTGCAGATTTTGTGACAAATATTCCTACAGACAAGCCCATATTACTTTCACAGGGGATGATCCGTTTTGTGAATCAGTCCCAATATTCAGTTGCTTACGAATGGATATTTGGCGATCAGTCAGGAATTATATCCAATCTTGAAAACCCTTCTCACCTCTACACAGAACCGGGAATTTATACAGTAAAACTTACGGCTTATGATCCCCGATTTTCCTGTCCTGATACCGCGACACTAACCTTTGAAGTTGTGCCGGATGGTGTTATTTTTATTCCAAATGCATTTACCCCCAATGGGGATGGAAATAATGATGTATTTTATCTGGTTGGAGAAGGGTTGGTCTCCATGGAGTTGAATATTTTTGACAGATGGGGTACAAAAGTTCGCACATTAAATAGTCTGAGTGATGGCTGGGATGGCTATAATAACCAGGGACTTGCCGTTCAGGAAGGCGTATATGTATATGCGCTGAATGCCGTACTGAATAATGGTACTCAAATATCCCGTGGCGGTACCATTACCTTAATTCGTTAA
- a CDS encoding MFS transporter, with protein MKYLTRTIWILSLVSLFTDTASEMLYPIMPVYLESIGFSVVLIGILEGVAEAIAGLSKGYFGKYSDNIGRRAPFVQVGYMLSTISKPMMALFVFPLWIFFARTIDRFGKGIRTGARDALLSDEATPETKGKVFGFHRSMDTFGAVLGPLLALVYLYFYPEDYKTLFYIAFIPGLLAVLSSLLIKDKSPKPKNDVKPTGIFSFIFYWKESPAIYRKVVFGLLVFTLFNSSDMFLLLKAKQSGLDDTMVIGLYIFYNLIYALFAFPLGVLADKIGLKTIYITGLGLFAIVYMGMALSSNTYVYFGLFFLYGIYSAATEGISKAWITNISDKKDTATAIGTYVGFQSICTMLASSLTGVIWYQFGVSAAFLASSLVTVGVMLYFGLGIDRVPGKGN; from the coding sequence TTGAAATACCTCACCCGTACCATCTGGATTCTTTCGCTGGTCAGCCTTTTTACCGATACCGCCAGTGAAATGCTCTACCCTATCATGCCCGTTTACCTGGAAAGTATTGGCTTTTCGGTTGTGCTTATCGGTATTCTGGAAGGGGTTGCAGAAGCAATAGCGGGCCTGAGCAAAGGCTATTTTGGAAAATACTCCGATAATATAGGCCGGCGCGCGCCTTTTGTTCAGGTTGGCTATATGCTCAGTACCATCTCCAAGCCGATGATGGCGCTGTTTGTCTTTCCCCTCTGGATATTTTTTGCCCGTACCATCGACCGCTTTGGAAAAGGAATCCGCACCGGGGCGCGGGATGCATTACTCTCAGACGAAGCCACGCCCGAAACCAAAGGCAAAGTGTTTGGATTTCACCGATCCATGGATACGTTTGGAGCAGTATTGGGGCCACTTCTGGCATTGGTGTACTTATATTTCTATCCGGAAGATTACAAGACCTTGTTTTATATCGCCTTTATTCCCGGGCTACTGGCTGTTCTTTCTTCTCTGCTGATAAAAGACAAATCGCCTAAACCCAAAAACGATGTAAAACCTACGGGAATTTTTTCATTTATCTTTTACTGGAAAGAAAGCCCGGCTATTTACCGAAAGGTTGTGTTCGGCTTATTGGTTTTTACGCTGTTTAACAGTTCTGATATGTTTTTGCTGCTCAAAGCCAAACAGTCGGGGCTTGATGATACGATGGTCATTGGGTTGTATATTTTCTACAACCTGATCTACGCGCTTTTTGCTTTTCCGCTGGGAGTACTCGCCGACAAGATTGGGCTCAAAACGATCTATATTACCGGACTGGGCCTGTTTGCGATTGTTTATATGGGTATGGCACTGAGTTCAAATACGTATGTGTACTTCGGCTTATTTTTCCTCTACGGCATCTATTCGGCAGCTACAGAAGGGATTTCCAAAGCCTGGATTACCAATATCAGCGACAAAAAGGACACTGCCACGGCTATTGGCACTTATGTCGGATTTCAGAGTATATGTACGATGCTTGCGAGTTCGCTCACCGGTGTGATCTGGTATCAGTTTGGCGTATCGGCGGCATTTTTAGCTTCCTCTTTGGTAACGGTTGGAGTGATGTTGTATTTTGGGTTGGGAATAGATCGAGTACCGGGGAAAGGAAATTAG